In Cedecea neteri, a single genomic region encodes these proteins:
- a CDS encoding ornithine cyclodeaminase family protein, translated as MQIVNRQQVADLGGNDPLQALQDIEDTVRLLRRGEAAMPAETHVNLETPLGKVYALPARVGGRFNATGVKWTAHRPRANDGYPQAMATTLVNRADNGLPIGLVESGSLTATRTAAVSALALKLAAPRRPSRILLLGAGVQARAHLEMLTAHFPDLDMVYCWNKTPEPLADMLSHADELPWPVTQFETLSDALRQHWDALITCTSASEPFLRPGIWRAGTLVLQIGYHEVAFETIAAADKVVVDLWGDFKLTSAKSLFQMYRAGLFDEQNVSADLTHLLVDGWRPAETDKVYFSSFGLNVFDIALAARVLSAAAEQGKGSNLPFGWETADAD; from the coding sequence ATGCAGATAGTGAACCGTCAGCAGGTGGCCGACCTTGGGGGGAACGACCCGCTACAGGCTCTGCAGGATATCGAGGACACCGTACGACTGCTGAGGCGCGGCGAGGCAGCGATGCCCGCCGAAACCCACGTCAACCTCGAGACGCCGCTGGGGAAGGTTTACGCTCTCCCGGCCAGGGTCGGCGGACGGTTCAATGCGACGGGCGTAAAGTGGACGGCGCATCGCCCTCGCGCCAACGACGGCTATCCGCAGGCGATGGCCACCACGCTGGTTAATCGCGCGGACAACGGCTTGCCGATAGGCCTGGTGGAAAGCGGCAGCCTGACCGCGACGCGAACCGCCGCCGTGTCTGCCCTCGCCTTGAAGCTGGCGGCTCCCCGTCGCCCTTCACGTATTTTATTACTGGGCGCAGGCGTGCAGGCCCGCGCTCATCTCGAAATGCTGACCGCACATTTTCCCGACCTGGACATGGTCTACTGCTGGAACAAAACGCCGGAGCCTCTCGCCGATATGCTCAGCCATGCCGACGAACTCCCCTGGCCAGTCACCCAGTTTGAAACCCTAAGCGATGCGCTGCGCCAGCACTGGGACGCGCTGATTACCTGCACCAGCGCCAGCGAGCCGTTTTTGCGCCCTGGCATCTGGCGGGCCGGAACCCTGGTGTTGCAAATCGGCTATCACGAAGTGGCTTTTGAGACGATTGCCGCCGCAGACAAAGTGGTGGTCGATCTCTGGGGAGACTTCAAGCTGACCAGCGCTAAAAGCCTGTTTCAGATGTACCGCGCCGGGCTTTTCGATGAGCAAAACGTCTCCGCAGATTTAACGCATTTGCTGGTCGATGGCTGGCGTCCTGCGGAAACGGACAAGGTTTACTTTTCTTCTTTCGGCCTCAACGTGTTTGATATCGCCCTTGCCGCCCGCGTTCTAAGCGCTGCGGCCGAACAGGGCAAAGGCAGCAACCTGCCTTTTGGCTGGGAGACCGCCGATGCTGATTAA
- a CDS encoding 1-aminocyclopropane-1-carboxylate deaminase/D-cysteine desulfhydrase produces MKNVNDFERVTLGFFPTPLESLPRLSETLGLNVKIKRDDYSGFGGGGNKVRKLEYLMAEACREGVKVVITTGGHQSNHARMVAAAARKFGMKPVLVLRGDEPQTYQGNLLLDKLFGAELQFLDPEGYFTQIEGAMQAHADAATARGEKPMIIPLGGATALGALGYVRAVEEMDAQLRAAGESAPDVIIAPTGSGGTLAGLYVGARRYWPKTQIIGVSVSAKADWFQTRISAMADDCARLLDWDQTWQPQDILIEDGFVGSAYGVPSDGGIEAIYQVAQQEGVLLDPVYTGKAMHGLITLAKEGRIAAGSSVVFMHCGGSPALYPFAQKLLEH; encoded by the coding sequence ATGAAAAACGTCAATGATTTTGAACGTGTTACGCTCGGATTCTTCCCCACGCCGTTGGAATCTTTACCCCGCCTGAGCGAAACGCTTGGCCTAAACGTAAAGATTAAGCGCGACGACTACAGCGGTTTTGGCGGCGGCGGCAACAAAGTCCGCAAACTGGAATACCTGATGGCCGAAGCCTGCCGCGAAGGAGTAAAAGTGGTGATAACCACCGGCGGCCACCAGTCTAACCACGCGCGGATGGTCGCCGCGGCCGCCCGTAAATTTGGCATGAAACCGGTGCTGGTTCTGCGCGGCGATGAGCCACAAACTTATCAGGGGAATCTCCTGCTGGACAAACTGTTTGGGGCGGAGCTGCAGTTCCTCGACCCGGAAGGCTATTTCACTCAAATCGAAGGCGCGATGCAGGCACATGCCGATGCAGCTACGGCACGCGGCGAAAAGCCGATGATCATTCCCCTGGGCGGAGCCACGGCGCTGGGAGCGCTGGGCTATGTTCGCGCCGTTGAAGAGATGGATGCCCAGCTTCGTGCCGCGGGTGAATCTGCCCCGGACGTCATTATCGCCCCCACTGGCTCCGGCGGCACGCTGGCCGGGCTGTATGTCGGGGCCCGTCGCTACTGGCCGAAAACGCAAATTATTGGCGTCAGCGTCAGCGCCAAAGCCGACTGGTTCCAGACCCGAATCTCCGCCATGGCCGACGACTGCGCTCGCCTGCTCGACTGGGATCAAACCTGGCAGCCGCAGGACATCCTGATCGAAGACGGTTTTGTTGGCAGCGCCTACGGCGTGCCTTCTGACGGTGGCATCGAGGCGATTTATCAGGTCGCGCAGCAGGAAGGCGTGCTGCTGGATCCGGTTTACACTGGTAAAGCGATGCACGGTTTAATCACCCTCGCGAAAGAAGGCCGTATTGCCGCCGGCAGCAGCGTGGTGTTCATGCACTGTGGGGGCTCACCGGCGCTTTACCCGTTCGCTCAAAAACTTCTGGAGCACTGA
- a CDS encoding M20 family metallopeptidase: MKSLDATLDLLHQMTPFRSVAGNIDQQRDLAQWLERWLVEETDAEVLYPVSQQLQDDAPPLVHVRIDIGSPRTLVLYNMYDVMPAEEDGWEVDPFVGGLKHWSDKGDVFISRGAENNKGPLAGMLMVVRDLYHSGRLHTNIEILLEGEEEIGSGNLRRYLARQPCPVVPAEAVLFPSLCEYGGGAPRIYLGFTGRSGGRLVVKGGSWGGPKAAIHASNAAWIDNPVWRLVQALSTLAPPHANGVLETGELDEEASSILDDLAREFNLADELTFRRSEKYAISGDSFSNLAYLLGSAVLSVSEIASLPRGAQGVIPPEAFADLVLRTPPVVDAERLMQRMKEQLASPALAGAVLEPGDSYPGYRFSIDDAGVLELMASYHQRQAKPQIWPWAPGCAPAYAFAPVAPAFLIGGLGYGGNAHGVNEFVTLRGLQRYQQSLNDWLLAF; encoded by the coding sequence ATGAAATCTCTTGATGCAACGCTGGATCTCCTGCACCAGATGACGCCTTTCCGCAGCGTGGCGGGCAATATCGATCAGCAGCGCGACCTGGCGCAGTGGCTTGAGCGTTGGCTGGTTGAAGAAACTGACGCCGAAGTGCTGTATCCGGTCAGCCAGCAGCTTCAGGACGATGCTCCCCCGCTGGTGCATGTGCGCATTGATATCGGTTCACCGCGAACCCTTGTGCTCTACAACATGTACGACGTGATGCCCGCCGAAGAAGATGGCTGGGAAGTCGACCCGTTCGTGGGCGGCCTCAAACACTGGTCGGATAAAGGCGATGTGTTTATTTCTCGCGGCGCGGAAAACAACAAAGGCCCGCTGGCGGGCATGCTGATGGTGGTGCGCGACCTCTATCACTCTGGCCGCCTGCATACCAACATTGAGATCCTGCTGGAAGGCGAAGAAGAGATTGGCAGCGGCAACCTGCGCCGCTACCTCGCCCGGCAGCCTTGCCCGGTTGTCCCGGCAGAAGCGGTGCTTTTCCCTTCCCTGTGCGAATACGGCGGCGGTGCGCCGCGCATTTATCTGGGCTTCACCGGCCGCAGCGGTGGTCGTCTGGTGGTCAAAGGCGGCAGCTGGGGTGGCCCGAAAGCGGCGATCCACGCCAGCAATGCCGCATGGATTGATAACCCGGTCTGGCGGCTGGTGCAGGCATTAAGCACTCTTGCCCCGCCTCACGCCAACGGCGTGCTCGAAACGGGCGAGCTGGATGAAGAAGCCAGCTCAATACTGGACGACCTCGCGCGGGAATTTAACCTGGCGGACGAACTGACCTTCCGCCGCAGCGAAAAATACGCCATCAGCGGCGACAGTTTCAGCAATCTGGCATACCTGCTGGGCAGCGCGGTGCTTAGCGTGTCGGAGATAGCCAGCCTGCCGCGCGGCGCTCAGGGCGTGATCCCTCCAGAAGCCTTCGCTGACCTGGTGCTAAGAACACCGCCAGTCGTCGATGCCGAACGCCTGATGCAGCGCATGAAAGAGCAGCTTGCCAGCCCCGCACTTGCCGGAGCCGTGCTTGAGCCGGGGGACAGCTACCCCGGCTACCGCTTCAGCATTGATGACGCTGGCGTGCTTGAGCTGATGGCGAGCTATCACCAGCGGCAGGCAAAACCGCAAATCTGGCCCTGGGCGCCAGGCTGCGCCCCGGCCTACGCCTTCGCCCCTGTGGCTCCAGCCTTCCTGATCGGCGGCCTGGGCTACGGCGGCAATGCCCACGGCGTGAACGAATTCGTCACGCTCAGGGGCTTACAACGCTACCAACAATCGCTTAATGACTGGCTACTTGCCTTTTAA
- a CDS encoding ABC transporter permease — MLRYILSRFAQAVLVMFGVSLLIFYSLHLTGDPAAVMMPPGSSQQEIDNFRHAMGFDRPLLWQYGHYLNGLLHGDLGLSLRYDQPVTELIAQRVPATLLLAVSALAWSTVVGLLLGLVSAVWRNSVWDLLARLFAFSGQAVPVFWLGLLMIIWFSLHLRWLPSSGYGTFSHLIMPAISLGAYYMSAIARLVRASLIDVLAQDYIRTAQAKGLSSWRILIRHGLRNALIPVVTVQGMYFASLLGGALVTEIIFAWPGIGRLAVQAIQNRDFPLVQAIVLLAALVFVVVNLIIDLLYVVLNPRIRL; from the coding sequence ATGCTGCGCTACATTCTTTCCCGCTTCGCGCAGGCCGTGCTGGTGATGTTTGGCGTCTCGCTGCTGATTTTTTACAGCCTGCACCTGACCGGTGACCCGGCTGCGGTGATGATGCCGCCCGGCTCTTCCCAGCAAGAAATAGACAACTTCCGCCACGCAATGGGGTTTGACCGACCGCTGCTCTGGCAATACGGCCATTACCTGAACGGCCTGTTGCACGGCGATCTTGGCCTGTCCCTGCGCTATGACCAGCCGGTAACCGAGCTTATCGCCCAGCGCGTGCCTGCCACGCTACTGCTGGCCGTTTCTGCCCTGGCGTGGAGCACCGTAGTCGGCCTGCTGCTTGGCCTGGTGAGCGCGGTCTGGCGCAACAGCGTTTGGGACTTACTCGCCCGCCTGTTTGCCTTTAGCGGCCAGGCCGTGCCGGTATTCTGGCTGGGCCTGTTGATGATTATCTGGTTCAGCCTGCATCTGCGCTGGCTGCCCTCCAGCGGCTACGGCACCTTCAGCCATTTGATCATGCCCGCCATTAGCCTTGGGGCCTATTACATGAGCGCCATTGCGCGCCTGGTGAGAGCCAGCCTGATCGACGTGCTGGCTCAGGATTACATCCGCACGGCGCAGGCCAAGGGGCTGAGTTCGTGGCGCATTCTGATTCGCCACGGCCTGCGTAATGCGCTGATCCCGGTGGTCACCGTGCAGGGAATGTATTTTGCTTCCCTGCTGGGCGGCGCGCTGGTCACCGAAATTATTTTTGCCTGGCCCGGCATTGGTCGTCTTGCGGTGCAGGCCATTCAAAACCGTGACTTCCCGCTGGTGCAGGCGATTGTCCTGCTAGCCGCGCTGGTGTTTGTGGTGGTGAACCTAATCATTGATTTGCTGTACGTGGTACTGAACCCGAGGATCCGGCTATGA
- a CDS encoding ABC transporter permease, producing the protein MIFPGRALTRRPRRLISGDGALGGLLLGIVILLALVAPWLPLPDPLTNNLADTFLPPGSETASGMHWLGTDQLGRDLLSRILAGTRLSLMVVLLAAAIAAVIGTLLGMLAGYVGGWLDAVIMRLMDIQLAVPFILLILLVMALFGTSLENIILIMGVTSWAIYARVARAKTLELRELEYIEAVRAMGFSTPRILLRHILPNLATPLVVLLTLDIPRLIVLEASIGFLGMGIQPPTPTLGNLIGEGRSYMLLAEWLVLWPGLIIAALVIGCNLLGDSLLRKTHTRLD; encoded by the coding sequence ATGATTTTTCCCGGACGCGCCCTGACCCGCCGCCCTAGACGCCTGATTTCAGGTGACGGGGCGCTGGGGGGCTTATTGCTTGGCATCGTGATCCTGCTGGCACTGGTGGCCCCTTGGCTGCCCTTGCCCGACCCGTTAACCAACAACCTGGCGGATACCTTCCTGCCGCCGGGCAGCGAAACGGCAAGCGGGATGCACTGGCTCGGTACCGATCAGCTCGGGCGCGATTTGCTGTCAAGGATCCTGGCGGGCACCCGCCTTTCCCTGATGGTGGTGTTACTGGCGGCGGCAATTGCCGCCGTTATCGGCACCCTGCTGGGCATGCTGGCAGGCTACGTTGGCGGCTGGCTCGATGCCGTTATCATGCGCCTGATGGACATCCAGCTGGCGGTGCCGTTTATTCTGCTGATTTTGCTGGTGATGGCGCTGTTCGGCACCTCACTGGAAAACATTATTCTGATCATGGGCGTGACCAGTTGGGCGATTTACGCCCGCGTGGCGCGCGCCAAAACGCTTGAACTGCGCGAGCTGGAATATATCGAAGCCGTCCGCGCCATGGGCTTTTCCACGCCGCGTATTCTGCTGCGGCATATTTTGCCTAACCTCGCCACGCCGCTGGTTGTGCTGCTGACGCTGGATATTCCAAGACTGATTGTGCTTGAAGCCTCCATTGGCTTTCTCGGGATGGGGATCCAGCCGCCAACGCCTACGCTCGGTAACCTGATTGGCGAGGGGCGTTCCTACATGCTGCTGGCGGAATGGCTGGTGCTGTGGCCGGGGCTGATTATTGCGGCGCTGGTCATCGGCTGTAACCTGCTCGGCGACAGCCTGCTGCGCAAAACCCACACGAGGCTCGACTGA
- a CDS encoding ABC transporter substrate-binding protein — protein sequence MKASGRKLATLAVLISLVTPFSYASELVIAQPASATAMDPGFLKEAATLVDNIFDTLVLRDKNMQLQPGLATSWKALDDTTWQFDLRPGVTFTNGEPVNAAAVKFSIDRILDPANHAPTISYIRTIKSVEVTGDYQVRIHTDGPDPLLPTRMSRYPTYIVPPAYVSKVGAAEFARKPIGSGAYTLKEFIPDERVVMQANPHYWRGKPTIDQVTWRPIPEATARITALLTGEVQLVDSVPADLVSTLKNKPGIHLEQVKGGGLTIYLGLKNGEKPLSDARVRQALSLALNRQAYTTQLLHGFGTPTGTMAGAKDFGYLNVPAPEQDIAKAKALLKEAGYPDGFTLKFQAPRRYIASAEVAQAIVQDLAAIGVKAQLEVPEWSVYTQQVASGKQAEMYMLAWGSTQTLDADAALYPILHSGEPYSTVSNPELDKLLNASRSTVDAKKREVILQDIQKVVAKEQPLIPLYREDSLYANSDSLNFTGRADARIPLYDLRLK from the coding sequence ATGAAAGCATCTGGCCGTAAACTCGCAACTCTGGCTGTATTAATTAGCCTGGTAACCCCCTTTAGCTACGCAAGTGAATTAGTTATAGCCCAACCTGCTTCCGCCACCGCGATGGATCCCGGTTTTCTTAAAGAAGCCGCCACCCTGGTGGACAATATTTTCGATACGCTGGTCCTGCGTGATAAAAACATGCAGCTTCAACCGGGCCTTGCAACATCCTGGAAAGCGCTGGATGACACGACCTGGCAATTCGACTTACGCCCCGGCGTTACTTTCACCAACGGTGAACCTGTTAACGCCGCGGCTGTGAAATTCTCTATCGACCGTATTCTTGACCCGGCCAACCACGCTCCGACCATTTCTTACATCCGCACCATTAAGTCGGTAGAGGTCACAGGCGACTATCAAGTTCGCATTCACACCGACGGCCCTGACCCGCTGTTACCGACCCGTATGAGCCGTTATCCGACCTATATCGTGCCGCCTGCCTATGTAAGTAAAGTCGGTGCTGCGGAATTTGCACGAAAACCTATTGGTAGTGGAGCATATACATTAAAAGAATTTATACCAGATGAACGTGTCGTTATGCAGGCTAATCCACATTATTGGCGTGGAAAACCCACAATTGACCAGGTGACCTGGCGTCCAATCCCCGAAGCAACTGCCCGTATTACTGCCCTGTTAACAGGTGAAGTACAGCTGGTTGACAGCGTCCCTGCCGATCTTGTTTCGACGCTTAAAAACAAGCCAGGTATTCATCTCGAGCAGGTGAAAGGCGGCGGATTGACCATTTACCTCGGCCTGAAGAATGGTGAGAAACCTTTAAGTGATGCGCGGGTTCGCCAGGCGCTGTCGCTGGCGCTGAATCGTCAAGCCTATACCACCCAACTCCTGCACGGCTTTGGCACGCCAACCGGCACCATGGCTGGTGCGAAGGATTTTGGCTACCTCAATGTTCCGGCCCCTGAGCAGGACATCGCCAAAGCAAAAGCCTTACTTAAGGAAGCGGGTTACCCGGACGGCTTCACGCTGAAATTCCAGGCGCCGCGTCGCTATATCGCCAGCGCCGAAGTGGCCCAGGCGATTGTGCAGGACTTAGCGGCCATCGGCGTGAAGGCGCAGCTTGAAGTGCCTGAGTGGTCCGTCTATACCCAGCAGGTGGCTTCCGGTAAACAGGCAGAAATGTACATGCTGGCTTGGGGCTCAACCCAGACCCTGGATGCCGATGCCGCGCTGTACCCTATCCTGCACTCCGGCGAGCCGTACTCCACGGTCAGCAACCCTGAACTGGATAAGCTGCTGAACGCCAGCCGCTCAACGGTAGATGCGAAGAAGCGTGAAGTTATCCTGCAGGACATCCAGAAAGTTGTCGCCAAAGAGCAGCCGCTGATCCCGCTCTACCGCGAGGATTCTCTGTATGCCAACAGCGACAGCCTGAACTTTACCGGACGCGCCGACGCCCGTATCCCGCTGTATGATTTGAGGCTGAAATGA
- a CDS encoding GntR family transcriptional regulator, translating to MLDLEKAQRMSLTMQVEGRLKSALIVGTLKPGARLVTKEIAEQLGTSITPVREALLRLVSSGALDATPAQAFLVPEISLGRYHEITTIRKNLEGMAVEQAARYMDKTKLARLQQLCNAFLEAKHVSVEAALQANREFRFQLFEYAEMPTLTVLIEQLWVRIGPCFNYLYPQSEEMTQGHHNYDDLLEALAEKDEKRSVKAIHKAIDDGADILRRQYFG from the coding sequence ATGCTTGACTTAGAAAAAGCGCAAAGAATGAGTTTAACCATGCAAGTAGAGGGCAGGTTAAAGAGTGCGTTGATCGTGGGAACCTTAAAACCCGGCGCAAGATTAGTGACCAAAGAGATTGCAGAGCAGCTTGGCACCAGCATTACGCCGGTGCGTGAAGCGCTTTTGCGTCTTGTTTCTTCTGGCGCGCTGGACGCGACGCCGGCGCAGGCTTTTTTGGTGCCTGAAATTTCTCTGGGGCGCTACCACGAAATTACAACCATCCGTAAAAATCTGGAGGGTATGGCGGTAGAGCAGGCGGCACGTTATATGGATAAAACAAAACTCGCCCGTCTGCAGCAGCTTTGTAATGCGTTTCTTGAAGCGAAGCATGTCAGCGTTGAGGCTGCGCTGCAGGCCAATCGGGAGTTTCGTTTCCAGCTGTTTGAGTACGCAGAGATGCCAACGCTCACCGTGTTAATTGAGCAGCTTTGGGTGCGCATTGGGCCATGCTTTAATTATCTCTACCCGCAGTCGGAAGAAATGACGCAGGGGCACCATAATTATGACGATCTGCTGGAAGCATTGGCTGAAAAAGATGAAAAGCGCAGCGTGAAGGCAATTCATAAAGCGATAGACGATGGGGCAGATATTTTGCGCCGACAGTACTTTGGTTAA
- a CDS encoding trans-sulfuration enzyme family protein: protein MNKFATQSVHSGTFEDAHGAVMPPIYATSTFAQPAPGQHTGFEYSRSGNPTRQALETAIAELEGGQRGYAFASGLAAISTVLELLDSGSHIIAVDDVYGGTWRLIENVRKRSAALQVSWVKPDDLDGLQAAIRPETRMIWVETPTNPLLKLADLAAIADIAKRHRLISVADNTFASPALQRPLESGFDIVVHSATKYLNGHSDVVAGLAVVGGNDDLAQQLGYLQNAVGGVLDPFSSFLTLRGIRTLALRMERHSSNALQLAEWLQTHPEVEKVYFPWLETHPQYQLARQQMSQPGGMISIVVRGNEKRAEEVIRKLKLFTLAESLGGVESLVSQPFSMTHASIPLEQRLSNGIVPQLIRLSVGIEDAEDLRADLAQALS from the coding sequence ATGAATAAATTTGCAACCCAGAGCGTGCACAGCGGCACTTTTGAAGATGCACACGGCGCGGTGATGCCGCCGATTTATGCCACCTCGACTTTTGCTCAACCGGCACCGGGCCAGCATACGGGGTTTGAATACTCTCGCAGCGGCAACCCGACCCGCCAGGCGCTGGAAACGGCCATTGCCGAACTCGAAGGCGGTCAGCGGGGTTACGCGTTTGCTTCTGGCCTCGCGGCTATCTCAACTGTGCTAGAACTGTTGGACAGCGGCAGCCATATCATCGCCGTTGACGACGTGTACGGCGGCACCTGGCGGCTGATTGAAAACGTGCGCAAACGAAGCGCCGCACTTCAGGTAAGCTGGGTGAAGCCTGACGATCTCGACGGGCTCCAGGCGGCCATTCGGCCTGAAACACGCATGATTTGGGTGGAAACGCCCACCAACCCACTGCTAAAACTGGCAGACCTGGCGGCGATTGCCGATATCGCGAAACGCCATCGTCTGATAAGCGTGGCCGACAACACCTTCGCTTCACCTGCACTTCAGCGCCCGCTGGAATCCGGATTCGATATCGTGGTGCACTCGGCCACCAAGTACCTGAACGGCCACTCTGATGTTGTCGCCGGGCTGGCGGTGGTTGGCGGGAATGACGACCTGGCGCAGCAGCTTGGCTATTTGCAAAATGCGGTTGGCGGCGTGCTTGACCCGTTCAGCAGCTTCCTGACGCTGCGGGGCATTCGTACTCTGGCGCTGCGCATGGAACGCCACAGCAGCAACGCACTCCAGCTGGCAGAGTGGCTCCAGACGCATCCTGAAGTTGAAAAAGTCTATTTCCCGTGGCTGGAGACTCACCCGCAGTATCAGCTTGCGCGCCAGCAAATGTCGCAGCCTGGCGGCATGATTTCTATTGTGGTTCGCGGGAATGAAAAACGCGCCGAGGAAGTGATCCGCAAGCTGAAGCTGTTCACGCTCGCCGAAAGCCTGGGCGGCGTGGAAAGCCTGGTCAGCCAGCCATTCAGCATGACCCACGCTTCTATTCCGCTCGAGCAGCGGTTGAGTAACGGCATTGTGCCGCAGCTGATTCGTTTATCGGTCGGGATTGAAGACGCAGAAGATTTGCGGGCGGATCTCGCCCAGGCGCTGAGTTAG
- a CDS encoding RrF2 family transcriptional regulator has protein sequence MAFYSSGVEYGIHSLICMVDGKGEGREMNVREIAELQGVPYDYLGKIFTKLSRAGLVISSEGKGGGFILSRPPDQISVLDIVEAIDGEKSIFDCKEIRQRLAVFEETPPEWACEGICGVRAVMNIAQQRMEEALAQHTVLDLARRMYRKAPDEFVIEVQDWIRDRRSS, from the coding sequence ATGGCGTTTTACAGTTCGGGCGTGGAGTACGGCATTCATAGCCTGATATGCATGGTGGATGGCAAAGGTGAAGGCCGCGAAATGAACGTGCGCGAAATCGCCGAACTGCAGGGCGTGCCCTACGACTACCTCGGTAAAATTTTCACCAAACTTTCCAGGGCTGGGCTCGTCATCAGCAGCGAAGGTAAAGGAGGTGGGTTTATCCTTTCCCGTCCGCCAGACCAAATCAGCGTGCTGGACATTGTGGAAGCCATCGACGGTGAGAAAAGCATTTTCGACTGCAAAGAGATTCGCCAGCGGCTGGCCGTGTTTGAAGAAACGCCGCCTGAATGGGCCTGTGAGGGGATTTGCGGCGTACGCGCGGTAATGAACATTGCCCAGCAGCGGATGGAAGAGGCACTAGCCCAGCATACCGTGCTGGATCTGGCCCGCCGTATGTACCGTAAGGCGCCGGATGAATTTGTTATCGAGGTGCAGGACTGGATCCGCGACCGGCGGAGCAGCTAG
- a CDS encoding NAD(P)/FAD-dependent oxidoreductase: protein MQQKILILGAGFAGMWAALSAARLTAMHNRDDIEIAVLAPQPELRVRPRFYETEVASLVAPLQPLFDVTGVTFVKGEAQRIDSVNQCVWYRDEQGNSTPRQYDRLVLATGSNLKRDLIDGAAEHAFDLDQLESALRLEQHISDLAQQPESEARNTVIVCGGGFTGIEMATELPGRLRAVLGQETNARVIVVERGDKIGGRYSPELRDVIATASEELGVEWRLNTDVREIDANGIVLADGERIASSTVILTAGVQASPLTAQINAPRDKQGRLHVDAFLRVEGQPAIFATGDVARAETDDQGNLALMTCQHAIMLGRFVGYNVAASLLDVAPLPYRQINYVTCLDLGAWGAVFTEGWEQKVTHVREDAKKIKLSITQELIYPPVADRKIAFETADPLAPFV, encoded by the coding sequence ATGCAACAGAAGATCCTGATCCTTGGCGCCGGCTTTGCCGGTATGTGGGCAGCCCTGAGTGCGGCCAGACTGACGGCGATGCATAACCGTGACGACATTGAGATCGCCGTGCTGGCCCCGCAGCCTGAACTGCGCGTTCGCCCACGTTTTTACGAAACCGAGGTGGCTTCGCTGGTCGCTCCGCTACAGCCGTTGTTCGACGTTACTGGTGTGACTTTTGTGAAAGGCGAGGCGCAGCGTATCGACAGCGTCAATCAGTGCGTTTGGTACCGTGACGAGCAGGGCAACAGCACGCCGCGGCAGTATGACCGCCTCGTCCTGGCAACGGGCAGCAACCTGAAACGCGATCTGATCGACGGTGCGGCAGAGCATGCTTTTGACCTCGACCAGCTCGAGAGCGCCCTGCGCCTGGAGCAGCACATTTCAGACTTAGCGCAGCAGCCGGAAAGCGAAGCCCGCAACACGGTTATTGTCTGCGGTGGCGGCTTTACCGGCATTGAGATGGCGACTGAACTGCCGGGCAGATTACGTGCGGTGCTGGGGCAAGAAACCAATGCCCGCGTTATCGTGGTAGAACGGGGCGATAAAATCGGGGGCCGCTACAGCCCCGAACTGCGGGATGTGATTGCCACCGCCAGCGAAGAACTGGGCGTGGAGTGGCGGCTGAATACCGACGTCCGCGAAATTGATGCGAACGGCATTGTGCTGGCCGACGGCGAACGCATTGCCTCCAGCACGGTGATTCTTACCGCAGGCGTGCAGGCCAGCCCGCTAACGGCGCAGATTAATGCCCCGCGTGATAAACAAGGCCGCCTGCATGTGGACGCATTTTTACGGGTGGAAGGGCAGCCAGCCATTTTTGCAACGGGGGATGTAGCGCGTGCCGAAACGGATGATCAGGGTAACCTCGCGTTAATGACCTGCCAGCACGCCATCATGCTGGGCCGTTTTGTGGGCTATAACGTGGCGGCAAGCCTGCTGGACGTGGCGCCGCTGCCATACCGCCAGATTAACTATGTAACCTGTCTCGATCTCGGCGCTTGGGGCGCGGTGTTTACCGAAGGCTGGGAGCAAAAAGTGACGCACGTGCGCGAGGACGCGAAGAAAATTAAGCTGTCGATTACCCAGGAACTGATCTACCCGCCGGTAGCAGACAGAAAAATCGCCTTTGAAACGGCGGATCCGTTAGCGCCGTTCGTCTAA
- the yqfB gene encoding N(4)-acetylcytidine aminohydrolase: protein MANDITFFRRFEHDITAGLKTITLRDSSESHFQPGQRLRVGRYEDDVYFCTIDVISVTPVLLDDLDDEHARQENMTLAELKQVIGEIYPGLNALYEISFRLVS, encoded by the coding sequence ATGGCTAACGACATCACGTTTTTCCGCCGCTTTGAGCACGACATTACCGCCGGGCTCAAAACCATTACTCTGCGCGACAGCAGCGAATCCCATTTCCAGCCCGGCCAGCGTTTGCGCGTGGGCCGCTACGAAGATGACGTCTATTTCTGCACGATCGACGTCATCAGCGTGACGCCGGTGCTGCTTGACGATTTGGACGACGAACACGCCCGCCAGGAGAACATGACGCTGGCAGAGCTTAAACAGGTGATCGGTGAAATCTACCCTGGGCTGAATGCGCTGTATGAAATTTCATTCCGGCTGGTGAGCTGA